Below is a window of Mycoplasma sp. 2045 DNA.
CGTGACAGTTAATTTCGATTAAAGGTTCGCCAACATAGTTATTGAATACATCATTACCATTTGTATCTTTTTTACCAACAAATGACATAACTAAAACTTCATCAATAAGTTGTCCATTATCGTGAATGAAACCATATGAAATTGTGTGATCTGCACCAATTTTTCCTTTAAAAACTTTAGAAACAACATTTACTGCATCAGGACCACATACACGAACAATTGAAATTGGTTGATTTATATGAGAACCTGAACTGATTGCTGCAATTGTATCATTAGTCATATTGTCTCCTTTCTTATAAATACAATAAAACTAGCTAAAAAGCTAGTTTGACATTTATTTATTCATTAATTCTTCTTGTTTTTCACTTGTAATTTTGTCGATTTTACTAATTTCTTTATCAACTTCTTTTTGAATAACATCTAAGTATCTTTTTTGTTCGTCTTCTGATAACTCTTCATCAGCTTTGATAGCTTTATTAACTTCTTGACGAGCATTACGAACACCTACTTTAGCATTTTCAGTTAACTTAGATAATGATTTGACCATTTCCTTACGTTTTTCAGTTGTAAGAGGAGGGAAGTTTAATCTAATTTGACTTCCTTCATCAATTGGCATAACACCTAAGTTTGCTTTTTCAAGAGCTTTATTAATTTCCTTAACTGATGTAATATCGTAAGGTTTGATTAATAATTGTTGTGGCTCAGGCACTGAAATGTTTGATAATTCTTCAAGTGGTGTAGGTGTGTCATAGTAATTGACACGAATACCTTTGATCAATTGAGGGTTAGCTCTACCTGTTGAAATTTTTGATAATTCAAAACGGTAATGTGAAAGTGCTTTTTCTGCTTTTTCAGCAAAATCTAATAAATAAATATCTAATTCCATTATTTAGTAACCTCTGTATGTTTGATTTTTCCTTCAAGTGCATTTAAAATTGAATTTTCTTCTAATAAGTTAAACACAATTAAATTAATATTGTTGTCTCTAGCCATACTTGTGGCTGTTAAGTCCATAACTTGTAATTTCTTTTCTAAGATTTCATCATAAGTGATGTGATCATAATGTTTTGCATCAGGATTTTTCTTTGGATCTGAGTCATAAATTCCATCAGTTCCATTTTTACCCATTAAAATAACTTGAGCACCAACTTCTGATGCATATAATGTTGCCGCTGTATCTGTTGTAAAGAATGGACGACCTGTCCCTCCAGCAAAGATAACAACTTCACCATCTTCTAAGTATTTGATTGTTTTTTCGTTAACGTAATATTCAGCTACTCTTTGATCAATGTTTAATGAACTTTGAACTCTAGCCTTAAGTCCAACACGCTCGAAACCACTACCTAAGGCAATAGCATTCATAATTGTAGCAAGCATTCCAATATAGTCAGCTTTATTTCTGTTAATCCCATTTTTTTCAGCAGAAGCACCTCTTCAGAAGTTTCCTCCACCGATAACTACTGATACTTGTATACCTTTAGCTACAATTTCTTTAAGTTGTAATGCAATTTTGTGAACTAAATCATAGTCAATTGCTAAATGTTTTTCTTTGTTTGCAAAACCTTCTCCAGAAAGTTTTAAAAGAATTCTTTGATACTTAATCATCACTACCTCTATTTAACAAGTTAAGTTTTTATTATTTAATATAAATAATAATGTTTAAACTAATTATATAGAAAAAAGATTTTTCAGTCTATTTTTTTTAACTTTTTCCAAAATCTTTAAATTCAAGGATAAAAACTGCAATTTTTCACTTTTTTATGGAATTTTTCACAATTTTTCTTACAAATTACCGTTTTTTAAAAAATACTTTATAATTTATAAACATATTTTACAAATATGTTGTATTTTCAATTAATATTCCTATGCCATAGGAATAAAATTTTCAAAAAATAATTTAAAGAAAGAGGTAGATTATGGCAGCAGAAAAAGAAAAATTTTTATTTGCTATTGACTTAGATGGTACAACACTTCAATCTAGTGCAACAGGTGTTATTCACGACAGAACACTTAGCGCAATTAAAAGAGCAACAGAAGAAGGACACGTTGTATGTATCCTTACAGGAAGACCTTGAAGAAGTACTAAATTCATTTATGAATCATTAGGTCTTAACACAATCGTTGCTAACTACAATGGAGCGCATATTCACCATCCATATGATCAAGAATTCATCCCTTACATTAAATACTTAAACTTAAACGAAGCATTATACATTTTAGGTGATCCTAAAGTTAAAAAAGAAGTTTCAAACATCGCTATTGAAGGACCAGACTGAGTTCAATTAGATCACCGTGATGAAGAACTTGAAAAAGTTTTTGGATTTAAAACAAGTTCAAAATTACGTATCGGTTTAGACTTATACAAAATTCCTTTAATGCCTACAGGAATTATCTTTGACGTTAAAGAGACAACAAACATTGAAGAACTTAGAAAATACCTTAAATCAAGATATGGTGACTTAGCTGAATTCTCATACTGATCAAAAGGAGAAGGTTTAACACCTGTTTTCGATATGACTAACATTACAGCTAACAAAGGTAAAGCTTTAAGTATGTTAATTAGATACTACGACGTTAAAGTCGAAAACACAATTGCATTAGGAGATGGATTTAACGACGTTCCTATGTTTAAAATCGCAAACATTTCAGTAGCTATGGCTAATGCTTCAAAAGACGTTAAAAAATATGCATCAATTAGAATTTCTAAAACAAATAAAGAAGGTGGAGTTGGAGAATACATTCACAAATTCTTAGACAATCCACAAGCCGAGATAGAAAAATCAAACGCACGTAAAAGAAAAATTCAAGCTATCGAGGAAGAATAATGAAATATATTGATGATATCAAACAACTTAATGTTGATTTAGAGCAAGTAATTGGTGTTGATGAAACAGGAGTCGGTGATTACTGAACACCACTTGTTTCTTGTGCAGTTTATTTACCAAATAAGCTTAAACAATTTGTCGCTTCATTAGGTGTAAAGGATTCTAAAAAACTATCTGATAAACAAATTTTATCTTTAGCTCCTAGATTAATGGAATTTCTTGAATATTCCGTTTACACACTTACACAAGCTGGATACAACAAATTAAGCAAGTCTTATAATGCTAATGAACTTAAATTTTTCACTCACGCAAGTGCATTGAGTACATTGGCTAAAAAATGCAAAATTCAAGCAACTGCAATTATTATTGATAAATATTCAACAACTAATTCAATATTAAAATATCATCAAAAATTCTTTATTGAAAATAACTGAGCTAAATTAAATGAGTTACAATTACCAACATTGCTAGTTAATAAAGCTGAAGACATCCACTTATCAGTTGCATGTGCTTCAATTATTGGAAGATACCATTTATTGCAATATATGGAAGAACAAAGTAAGAATTGAAATTTCAATTTCTTACTTGGTGCAAGCAAGAATGTTGTTGCTCAAATCCACGAGTTCACACAGACTTATGGAGAAAACTCATTAAACTCTGTTTTAAAACTTAATTTTAAGCTTAAATAAAAATGAATAGACCTTATACACTGGTCTATTCATTTTTTTAGTTCTCTAAAACTTTTCCACTTAAACGATTTCTTTGTAAGTCAATTTCAGTGATTTCAGAGTTAATCACTAAACCTGGATAATACTTATCAAAGATTGATTCATTTTGATTTAAGATTAAATTACTTACGTGAATAAATAAGTTTTTCTTGATTCCGATATAAACAAATATACCAAAATCAGTAATATTTTCAACAGTTCCTTGAATTGTATCTCCAACTTTTAAATCATTTACATCTAACACACTGTCTTTTAAGATAAATCCTGATTTATTATCAACAATTTTCTTAGTAGGACTCGCTAATGATTGAAGTATTAATTCAACTGTATAAATATCTGAATTTAACTCATCAGCAATAGATTGTGCATTTAAGTTAGAAACATCTATACCTTGTTCACTTGGTTTTAAGTTAAATTTTTCAACAATTTTTGATGCTAATTTATATGATTCAGGGTGAATTATTGTTTTATCAAAAAAGTTTGATGAAGTGAATATTCTTAAAAAACCTACTGACTGTTCAAAACTTTTTGGACCTAACCCAGGAACTTTAAGAAGTTCATTTCTGTTTTCGAAATTTTTACTTTCTTTACTATTTCTGTATTCAATAATATTTTGAGCTATCTTCTTGCTTAAACCTGCTATATACATCAAAATATGCTTTGTAGCAGTATTTAAGTCAACACCAAACTCATTAACTACCTTTTGCACTTTGAAGTTTAAATATTGCTCTAATTCTTTTTGATTTAAGTCATGTTGATATTGTCCGACACCAATTGATTTAGGATCAATTTTTACTAACTCATTTAATGGGTCTAAGAATTTTCTACCGATATTAATCGCACTTCTTTCTTCAACACTTAAGTTAGGGAATTCTTCGATTGCAATTTGTGAAGCTGAGTACACGCTAGCTCCAACTTCAGAAACAATAGCATATTTAACCTTTAAATTGTTTTGTTTAATAATATTAGAAATAAATAATTCAGTTTCTCTTGAAGCTGTTCCGTTTCCAATAACAACAATAGTAATTTTATATTTGTTAATAAAATCTAAAACTACTTTAGTTGCCTCTGCCACTTTTTCTTGTGGTTTATTAGGATAAATTTTAGCAATACCTAAAACATCTCCATTTTCAGATAATGCAGCTATTTTACATCCATTAACATATGCAGGGTCAATGGTTAAAATATTGTGCCCTGTAATTGCTGGAGCAGTTAATAATTTTTCAACTGAATTTGCAAATATATTAATACTTGCTTTTTCAGCTATTTCAAATAAGTCACTAAAGATTTCTCTTTCTACACTAGGTAAAATAAGTCTTTTGAGTGAATCATTGATCGCATCAATAACATTGTCTTTATTGTTTCTTGTTTTATCGATAGCTTTTAAAATGATAATGACTAATGGTTCGTGTTTGTACTCAAATTCAAGTTTAAGTTTATCTAATTTAACACCTCTATTAATTGCTAATACATTGTGGTTTTTAATGTATTTAATAGGTGTTGAAAAATCATAGTAATTTAAGAATACTAAATCATCATTTTCATCATTAACTTTTTTTGACTTTGTTGTTTTAATTCTTCCAAAATTGTAGATTGATTCTTTAATTTGATTTTTAATTTCTACATTCTGTGAAATTCACTGCGCAATAATGAAATTAGCTTGCTCAATAGCAAATTCGACTGTAGGTACTTGTTCTGTTAAATATTTTTTAGCTTCTCTTGCAACATCAAATTGAGGGCTTTTATTCTCAAAAATTCTCTTTGCAAGCGGCTCTAAACCAAGTTCAATAGCTTTTGTTGCTTTTGTGATTTTACCAACCTTGAATGGTTCGTAAATTGACTCTAATTCGCTTTTGACAGTTGTATTTAAGATTTGTTCTTTAAGTTTGTCTGTAAGTAAATTCTTTTCACTTAGAATTTTAATAATTGCTTGTTGTCTATCTAAAAGCTCTTCTTTGTATTTGTAAATAGATTCAATTTGATAGATTTGTTCTTCATTAAGCCCACCAGTTTGTTGTTTTCTATAACGTGAAATGAATGGAACTGTATCTCCATTAGATAACATTTCTAAAACTGTTTGAACTTGATTTGTAGGAATGTTTAATTCTTTTGAAGCTAACTCCAAGGCTAATTTGTTATTTTTCATATTATCCTTTCCTATTAGAAACAAAAGAATCACTTTAAGAAGTGATTCTTAAGATTATTATTGTTTATTGTTGTTTGATTTATTTGCTTCTTTTTCTGGTGTTGTCATTGAGTCTGTTCTAAAGTTTTTGAATGCAATAACTTTAACAACAAATGGGTTTACAACTCTTTGTGTGAATCCTTGAATAAATGCATAGAATACTGGAGCTAATAAATCTCCTAATAACATAGCAAATGTTGCGTAAACTAATGAATCAAATGCAAACGAATTTTTTGAATTTTTTAATTGATCCAATGTTACTGAAGTATCGAACCCAAAATCAGGGGCTATTCCAGTAATTTGTGCTTCTAAATGCTTACCAACATGAGTTTCTGATGTAAAGAATGCAGGTAATTGTTGAGCTAAACCTCTAGCTGGGTTAATAGCTGCTGTGGCACCTAAAATTCCCATTCATACTGATAATGAAAT
It encodes the following:
- the frr gene encoding ribosome recycling factor produces the protein MELDIYLLDFAEKAEKALSHYRFELSKISTGRANPQLIKGIRVNYYDTPTPLEELSNISVPEPQQLLIKPYDITSVKEINKALEKANLGVMPIDEGSQIRLNFPPLTTEKRKEMVKSLSKLTENAKVGVRNARQEVNKAIKADEELSEDEQKRYLDVIQKEVDKEISKIDKITSEKQEELMNK
- a CDS encoding Cof-type HAD-IIB family hydrolase; amino-acid sequence: MAAEKEKFLFAIDLDGTTLQSSATGVIHDRTLSAIKRATEEGHVVCILTGRPWRSTKFIYESLGLNTIVANYNGAHIHHPYDQEFIPYIKYLNLNEALYILGDPKVKKEVSNIAIEGPDWVQLDHRDEELEKVFGFKTSSKLRIGLDLYKIPLMPTGIIFDVKETTNIEELRKYLKSRYGDLAEFSYWSKGEGLTPVFDMTNITANKGKALSMLIRYYDVKVENTIALGDGFNDVPMFKIANISVAMANASKDVKKYASIRISKTNKEGGVGEYIHKFLDNPQAEIEKSNARKRKIQAIEEE
- a CDS encoding ribonuclease HIII, whose protein sequence is MKYIDDIKQLNVDLEQVIGVDETGVGDYWTPLVSCAVYLPNKLKQFVASLGVKDSKKLSDKQILSLAPRLMEFLEYSVYTLTQAGYNKLSKSYNANELKFFTHASALSTLAKKCKIQATAIIIDKYSTTNSILKYHQKFFIENNWAKLNELQLPTLLVNKAEDIHLSVACASIIGRYHLLQYMEEQSKNWNFNFLLGASKNVVAQIHEFTQTYGENSLNSVLKLNFKLK
- the pyrH gene encoding UMP kinase; protein product: MIKYQRILLKLSGEGFANKEKHLAIDYDLVHKIALQLKEIVAKGIQVSVVIGGGNFWRGASAEKNGINRNKADYIGMLATIMNAIALGSGFERVGLKARVQSSLNIDQRVAEYYVNEKTIKYLEDGEVVIFAGGTGRPFFTTDTAATLYASEVGAQVILMGKNGTDGIYDSDPKKNPDAKHYDHITYDEILEKKLQVMDLTATSMARDNNINLIVFNLLEENSILNALEGKIKHTEVTK
- a CDS encoding Tex-like N-terminal domain-containing protein, with the translated sequence MKNNKLALELASKELNIPTNQVQTVLEMLSNGDTVPFISRYRKQQTGGLNEEQIYQIESIYKYKEELLDRQQAIIKILSEKNLLTDKLKEQILNTTVKSELESIYEPFKVGKITKATKAIELGLEPLAKRIFENKSPQFDVAREAKKYLTEQVPTVEFAIEQANFIIAQWISQNVEIKNQIKESIYNFGRIKTTKSKKVNDENDDLVFLNYYDFSTPIKYIKNHNVLAINRGVKLDKLKLEFEYKHEPLVIIILKAIDKTRNNKDNVIDAINDSLKRLILPSVEREIFSDLFEIAEKASINIFANSVEKLLTAPAITGHNILTIDPAYVNGCKIAALSENGDVLGIAKIYPNKPQEKVAEATKVVLDFINKYKITIVVIGNGTASRETELFISNIIKQNNLKVKYAIVSEVGASVYSASQIAIEEFPNLSVEERSAINIGRKFLDPLNELVKIDPKSIGVGQYQHDLNQKELEQYLNFKVQKVVNEFGVDLNTATKHILMYIAGLSKKIAQNIIEYRNSKESKNFENRNELLKVPGLGPKSFEQSVGFLRIFTSSNFFDKTIIHPESYKLASKIVEKFNLKPSEQGIDVSNLNAQSIADELNSDIYTVELILQSLASPTKKIVDNKSGFILKDSVLDVNDLKVGDTIQGTVENITDFGIFVYIGIKKNLFIHVSNLILNQNESIFDKYYPGLVINSEITEIDLQRNRLSGKVLEN